From bacterium, one genomic window encodes:
- a CDS encoding DUF4276 family protein translates to MSKLVFLLEEKSMEIVLENLLPRVLPGVVCQFVSHEGKSDLELSIPRKLMAWKEPGVRFIVVRDNDGADCKQVKKRLLERCDSAGRADTLVRIVCQQLECWYIGDLLAIERAFNLPGLSALGKKQKYRNPDFLNNGSEEFKKLTGSSGKLSAARRIAQYIDPERNLSHSFQVFIAGVKRIAEQGTLNL, encoded by the coding sequence ATGAGCAAGTTGGTATTCCTCCTGGAAGAGAAATCAATGGAGATTGTCTTGGAGAATCTGCTTCCCAGGGTTCTCCCTGGTGTAGTATGCCAATTTGTATCACACGAAGGTAAGTCGGATCTAGAACTCTCAATTCCACGTAAGTTAATGGCCTGGAAAGAGCCAGGAGTACGCTTTATCGTAGTGCGTGATAATGATGGAGCTGATTGTAAGCAGGTAAAAAAACGATTGTTAGAAAGATGTGATTCTGCGGGACGTGCGGATACCCTCGTTCGGATCGTCTGCCAGCAACTCGAATGCTGGTATATTGGCGATCTGCTAGCGATAGAACGTGCTTTTAATCTGCCGGGATTGTCGGCGCTGGGGAAGAAGCAGAAATATCGCAATCCTGACTTCCTCAACAATGGTAGTGAAGAATTTAAAAAATTGACGGGGAGTTCTGGGAAGCTTTCGGCTGCGCGCCGTATCGCACAGTACATAGACCCGGAGCGGAATCTATCGCATAGTTTTCAGGTATTTATTGCTGGAGTAAAACGAATAGCTGAACAAGGCACTCTTAATCTGTAG